Proteins co-encoded in one Papaver somniferum cultivar HN1 chromosome 5, ASM357369v1, whole genome shotgun sequence genomic window:
- the LOC113277464 gene encoding serine/threonine-protein kinase rio2-like: MKISQALKMTATTNQSDGEISYEDLRQKRIKENMERMLKLGISDLSKKLKSKPPPPLPKKSIKKNKSEVENTEPPRRSSRLEKLTPVSYSDSRPKTPKGRRNQMEEEDDDDEDEEEDDEDEDEDEDGNYRTRARFNSDLCGRRSTRLQKVSRVNYAEVTPKKTNIEKDGENGKEDVLVEEEEKLEMDTEEEKPEMDTEEDEKIAKQPVSVNRSLVFDNVEHSLRPTESVNSSTGGKDPDVGEVTSPKQT, translated from the exons ATGAAAATATCTCAAGCACTAAAAATGACTGCAACTACGAACCAAAGCGATGGGGAAATCTCATATGAGGATCTTAGACaaaaaagaatcaaagaaaacatggaaagaatgCTAAAACTTGGCATCTCTGATCTTTCTAAAAAGCTCAAATCTAAACCTCCCCCTCCTCTTCCAAAGAAATCTATCAAGAAGAACAAAAGTGAAGTAGAAAACACTGAACCCCCTCGTCGCTCTTCCAG GTTGGAGAAGCTAACTCCGGTTAGCTACAGTGATAGCCGTCCAAAGACTCCGAAAGGACGAAGGAACcaaatggaagaagaagatgatgatgatgaagatgaagaggaagatgatgaagatgaagacgaagacgAAGATGGGAACTACAGAACAAGAGCAAGGTTTAACTCAGATTTATGTGGTCGTCGCTCTACTAG GTTGCAGAAGGTAAGTCGAGTGAACTATGCTGAAGTTACTCCAAAAAAGACAAATATTGAGAAGGATGGAGAAAATGGGAAGGAGGATGTCTTGGTAGAAGAAGAGGAGAAACTAGAGATGGATACTGAAGAGGAGAAACCAGAGATGGATACTGAAGAAGATGAGAAAATTGCCAAGCAACCAGTTTCTGTCAACcggtctcttgtttttgataatgTAGAACATTCCCTTCGTCCTACTGAATCTGTGAACTCGTCTACCGGTGGAAAAGATCCAGATGTTGGAGAAGTAACATCGCCAAAGCAAACTTAA
- the LOC113279116 gene encoding thioredoxin-like 1-1, chloroplastic: MDAGSLIRSGICISKYSELEFTKTNIGSQRLKDSDPKQFSVSLKSGFKGMTSNCRHNPLTAQELVDKLLSAGDKLVVIDFYSPGCGGCRALHPKICQIADLNQNAIFLKVNYEELGVMCTSLNTPVLPFFRFYRGAEGTLCSFSCTNATIKKFKDALEKHGTDRCSLGPAKGLEEAELLRLASNKQISLNFPPMNYEEALHNLFETKLEDFTSSIIQR, translated from the exons ATGGATGCAGGTTCTTTGATAAGAAGTGGTATATGTATATCTAAGTATTCTGAACTTGAATTCACAAAGACAAATATTGGTTCTCAGAGACTTAAGGATTCGGATCCTAAACAATTTTCAGTTTCCTTGAAAAGCGGATTCAAGGGAA TGACATCTAATTGCAGGCACAATCCTCTAACAGCACAAGAACTCGTCGATAAGCTTTTAAGTGCAGGCGATAAACTCGTCGTGATTGATTTTTACTCTCCTGGTTGTGGAGGTTGTAGAGCTTTGCACCCAAAG ATTTGCCAGATTGCGGATTTGAATCAAAATGCAATTTTTCTGAAAGTAAACTATGAAGAACTTGGTGTTATGTGCACTAGCCTCAACACTCCTGTCCTCCCCTTCTTTAGATTTTACCGAGGAGCTGAAGGTACACTTTGCAGCTTCAGCTGCACAAATGCAACC ATCAAGAAATTCAAAGACGCACTTGAAAAGCATGGTACGGATAGGTGTAGTCTTGGACCAGCTAAAGGTTTGGAAGAAGCTGAGCTATTAAGACTAGCTTCAAACAAACAGATCTCACTCAATTTTCCGCCAATGAATTACGAAGAGGCACTGCACAATTTGTTCGAAACAAAATTGGAAGATTTTACCTCTTCGATCATTCAAAGATAA